From a region of the Catalinimonas alkaloidigena genome:
- a CDS encoding glycosyltransferase family 4 protein has product MKIIHFVLGNADPNTMNGVNKSVFNLATYQYARGLDVEVWGAVPLAEKQNTSNPTFPLRLFDTTKLRFKLSKELINALYALPENAFFHFHSVFIPEYYAISLILKEKHIPYALTPRSGYNPVSLKKNPRFKKVYIRFFESRLVEDAELLHAVGPLEEEDLAALFPKQRVLFIPNGQDFNFTLQDKVTFPMKSKPIFGFCGRVSIYQKGLDLMMEGVAQYCKQGGKGDLYFIGDGGDRPEVEKEAQRLGIGDRVHFLGAMYGDAKMTQIQAMDVFMHTSRWEGLSRAILEAASVEVPLLVSRETGMEPYIDQYACGLMLPENTPEAIAKGMLEFDALLETPRYKQMQTAAKQMVEQEFAWDAIIRRVNQEIYGIQA; this is encoded by the coding sequence ATGAAGATCATCCATTTCGTCCTGGGAAACGCCGATCCCAACACGATGAACGGCGTCAACAAATCTGTCTTTAACCTGGCCACGTACCAGTACGCGCGCGGTCTGGACGTGGAAGTGTGGGGCGCTGTGCCCCTGGCCGAAAAGCAGAACACGAGCAACCCGACGTTCCCGCTGCGGTTGTTCGACACGACGAAATTGCGGTTCAAACTTTCGAAAGAACTGATCAACGCCCTCTACGCGTTGCCGGAAAACGCGTTTTTTCACTTTCATTCGGTTTTTATCCCGGAGTACTACGCGATCAGCCTGATTCTGAAAGAAAAGCACATTCCTTATGCGCTGACACCCCGGAGCGGCTACAATCCGGTCAGCCTGAAAAAGAACCCACGCTTCAAAAAAGTATACATCCGCTTTTTCGAATCGCGTCTGGTCGAAGACGCCGAGTTGTTGCACGCGGTGGGTCCACTGGAGGAAGAAGACCTGGCGGCGCTGTTCCCGAAACAGCGGGTGCTCTTTATTCCCAACGGGCAGGATTTCAATTTCACGTTGCAAGACAAGGTGACCTTCCCGATGAAGAGCAAGCCCATTTTCGGGTTCTGTGGCCGTGTGTCGATCTACCAGAAGGGGCTGGACCTGATGATGGAAGGCGTGGCGCAATATTGCAAACAGGGCGGGAAAGGCGACCTGTACTTTATTGGGGATGGGGGCGACCGCCCGGAGGTAGAAAAAGAAGCCCAGCGGCTGGGCATCGGCGACCGCGTCCATTTTTTGGGGGCCATGTACGGCGACGCCAAGATGACGCAGATCCAGGCCATGGATGTGTTTATGCACACCTCCCGCTGGGAAGGTCTGTCGCGCGCCATTCTGGAAGCCGCCAGCGTGGAAGTCCCGTTGCTGGTGAGCCGCGAAACGGGCATGGAGCCCTACATCGACCAGTACGCATGCGGCCTGATGCTGCCGGAAAACACACCGGAGGCCATCGCCAAAGGCATGCTGGAGTTTGATGCCCTCCTGGAAACGCCGCGTTACAAACAAATGCAAACGGCCGCCAAACAAATGGTCGAACAAGAGTTTGCCTGGGATGCCATCATCCGGCGCGTTAACCAGGAGATCTACGGCATTCAGGCGTAA
- a CDS encoding OmpA family protein, with protein MTTKYVRRLIRWSQWGWLLLLPNLLWPGLAWSQQADHRALEKAMRVFNLQNYEEALPLFEKLKSSAPNDPAVNYGLGVSYLASPDPTVQAKALEPLEVAANNKGEAVPNYVHYHLALAYHQAQRFTDAMAQVDKFEQTAPKNDPLIAKARMVKAQARNGQWLMANELPVVLMNVGPTINSSFSEFSPLVNADETMLVYTAVRADDKVKGGRPMESIYQAKGQNGQWNTPARVELSTQAQNTGAVALSPDGQQMLLYTGTADGNGNLYQAKLHGKNWQGPSPVDAPVNSNHLENGASMSADGTAIYFASNRPGGFGGMDIWMMEKDERGQWGRAVNLGPSINTDANEEAPFIHPDGKTLFFHTDGPRSIGGLDVMKAMRIRGEWHDARNAGYPINTVHNDGYFVMSPDGTKGYFASNRPGGFGSMDIYFLGIPAELNMIPLTMLKGRVVSGEERTPIPTTIKVINRETSEPIQNVYSSNAVTGNYLIIFPPGKEYDLVVEAEGYQPQLVTIKIPHQDYFYELYQEIHLKPIRQFDEIVGQEVSVKNAFYDTERPQQKVAVDSRFAKEVSLVKDSLDLYELMDNIIASEDAEAYNYLMELMLATNPTGEVPMENAPEIQVASGEFYYEDAKSGKPLALDATKSSPKPVTASSDPKPVQVDVTKVYFAVNKSDLQAEFAKQLDPLVAQLKKNPSLKIEISGYADATGDREHNLRLSNERARAVLKYFNDRGIPRRRIVAKGYGQTSQEALYKNDQDKQKDRKVEIRLLSVL; from the coding sequence ATGACGACGAAGTATGTACGCCGGTTGATCCGGTGGAGTCAATGGGGATGGCTTCTTTTACTTCCCAACCTACTATGGCCGGGCCTTGCCTGGTCACAACAAGCCGACCACCGCGCGCTTGAGAAAGCGATGCGCGTTTTCAATCTTCAGAACTACGAGGAGGCGCTTCCGCTTTTCGAAAAACTGAAAAGTTCGGCCCCAAACGACCCGGCTGTCAACTACGGATTGGGTGTGTCTTATCTGGCTTCTCCAGACCCTACGGTACAGGCCAAAGCGCTTGAGCCTCTTGAGGTTGCCGCTAACAACAAAGGTGAAGCCGTTCCCAATTATGTCCATTACCACCTGGCATTGGCCTACCACCAGGCGCAGCGCTTCACTGACGCTATGGCGCAGGTCGACAAATTCGAGCAAACCGCTCCTAAAAACGACCCGCTTATTGCCAAAGCACGCATGGTGAAAGCGCAGGCACGCAACGGCCAATGGCTCATGGCAAACGAACTGCCTGTGGTCCTGATGAACGTGGGGCCTACTATCAACAGTAGCTTCTCGGAATTTTCGCCGCTGGTCAATGCCGACGAAACGATGCTGGTGTATACCGCCGTACGTGCCGACGACAAAGTAAAAGGAGGCCGCCCGATGGAATCCATCTACCAGGCCAAAGGGCAGAACGGCCAATGGAACACTCCGGCACGCGTCGAACTCAGCACCCAAGCCCAAAACACCGGCGCCGTCGCACTTTCGCCCGACGGCCAGCAGATGCTCCTCTATACGGGTACAGCCGACGGTAACGGCAATCTGTACCAAGCCAAACTTCATGGCAAAAACTGGCAGGGGCCTTCCCCAGTCGATGCGCCCGTCAACAGCAACCACCTGGAAAACGGTGCGAGCATGTCAGCAGACGGTACTGCCATCTATTTTGCCAGCAACCGCCCCGGCGGCTTTGGCGGCATGGACATCTGGATGATGGAAAAAGACGAACGAGGCCAATGGGGACGTGCCGTCAACCTGGGGCCTTCCATCAACACCGATGCCAACGAAGAAGCCCCTTTTATTCATCCGGATGGCAAAACGCTGTTTTTCCATACCGACGGACCACGTAGCATTGGCGGCCTCGACGTGATGAAAGCCATGCGCATTCGCGGCGAATGGCACGATGCCCGCAACGCCGGGTACCCGATCAATACGGTACACAACGACGGCTACTTTGTGATGAGCCCCGACGGCACAAAAGGCTACTTTGCATCCAACCGCCCGGGCGGTTTCGGGAGCATGGACATCTATTTCCTCGGCATTCCGGCGGAACTGAACATGATTCCCCTGACCATGTTGAAAGGCCGCGTTGTTTCGGGCGAAGAGCGCACGCCGATCCCTACGACCATCAAAGTGATCAACCGGGAGACCAGCGAACCCATTCAGAATGTGTATTCGTCCAACGCGGTAACGGGCAATTACCTGATCATTTTCCCTCCCGGCAAAGAGTATGACCTCGTGGTGGAAGCCGAAGGATACCAACCGCAGTTGGTCACCATCAAAATTCCCCACCAGGACTATTTCTATGAACTCTATCAGGAAATCCACCTGAAGCCCATCCGGCAGTTCGACGAAATTGTGGGCCAGGAGGTCTCCGTGAAAAACGCCTTTTACGATACCGAACGTCCTCAGCAGAAGGTAGCGGTCGATTCGCGCTTCGCCAAAGAAGTCAGCCTGGTTAAAGACAGCCTCGATTTGTATGAACTGATGGACAACATCATTGCGTCGGAAGATGCCGAGGCGTACAATTACCTGATGGAGTTGATGTTGGCGACCAACCCGACCGGCGAGGTACCGATGGAAAACGCGCCGGAGATTCAGGTGGCTTCAGGCGAATTCTATTACGAAGATGCTAAAAGCGGCAAGCCGCTAGCCCTCGACGCGACCAAGTCTTCGCCGAAGCCGGTAACCGCTTCTTCCGACCCGAAACCGGTGCAGGTAGACGTCACGAAGGTTTACTTTGCCGTTAACAAATCTGACCTGCAAGCCGAATTTGCCAAGCAGCTCGATCCACTGGTGGCACAACTCAAGAAAAACCCGAGCCTGAAGATCGAAATTTCGGGATATGCCGATGCGACCGGAGACCGTGAGCACAACCTGCGCCTTTCTAACGAGCGGGCCCGTGCGGTACTGAAATACTTCAACGACCGGGGTATTCCGCGGCGACGCATCGTGGCCAAAGGCTACGGACAGACTTCGCAGGAAGCACTTTATAAGAACGATCAGGACAAACAGAAGGATCGAAAAGTAGAGATCCGCCTGTTGAGCGTCCTCTAA
- a CDS encoding M16 family metallopeptidase — protein sequence MLKRTLAVFALALLASASSFGQAKLVEKVTRQGDELVIPFEKYKLSNGLTLIVHEDHSDPVVHVDVTYHVGSAREEIGKSGFAHFFEHMMFQGSDHVADEEHFKIVTESGGTLNGSTNRDRTNYFETVPTNQLETALWLEADRMGFLLDAVTQKKFEIQRATVKNERGQNYDNRPYGLVREYVARALYPYGHPYSWLTIGYLEDLDRSDVNDLKNFFLRWYGPNNATLTVGGDVEPKQVVTLAEKYFGSIPAGPEVEAVTLPAPVLEKDRYVSYEDNVRFPLLQIVFPTVPRHHPDEPALDCLADILGGGKNSLFYKNLEKPQKALQANASHPTSELGGELDLTVISFPGVPLSSAEAIVRESLKEFEQRGPTEEDVQRFVAQAEARLINGLASVRGKVSQLAAYQTFQDDPNYIADELKAYTAVTTADVMRVYNQYVKGKHAVILSVVPKGDTASIAQADNYTVSEKGYQAPDYGYDGLTYNKAKDSFDRAMRPKPGPNPLVKVPDIWNAKLRNDIKVIGTENNEIPTVTIAITIPGGHYLSASDPGKAGIAALTADMMNEGSEKYTAEAFASELEKLGSSVSVNAGDEAMTVYIQSLKKNLQPTLALAAERMFHPRFDADDFARLKKQQIEAIAFQNNQPEVIASKVYDRLLFGERSIRSIPAIGTTETVENITLDDVKAFYNQYFSAANSYAVVVGDLTESEAKPAMAFLESWAAKPVPAVTFSETPAIDKTRIYLVDKEQAPQSQIRMGYLALPYDATGEYYKATLMNYPLGGAFNSRINLNLREDKGWTYGARSYFSGSELQGPFTASAGVRADATDSSVVEFMKEIKDYHTNGITPEELAFMKSSIGQRDALDYETPYQKAGFLGRIIKYNLDKDYVKEQAKILQSITKAEIDALAKKHLQPEKMNILVVGDKQNVKAGLEKLGYEVVELDMEGNRIESSMTNEPIQIEKSATPTKQKKSRKRAAEKSGK from the coding sequence ATGCTTAAACGAACCCTCGCAGTGTTTGCCCTCGCCCTCTTGGCCAGTGCATCCTCTTTCGGCCAGGCGAAGTTGGTTGAAAAGGTAACCAGGCAGGGCGATGAATTGGTTATTCCGTTTGAAAAGTACAAACTATCCAACGGACTGACGCTCATCGTTCACGAAGATCATTCCGACCCTGTTGTTCATGTGGACGTCACGTATCACGTAGGTTCGGCGCGCGAAGAGATCGGCAAATCCGGCTTTGCCCACTTTTTTGAGCACATGATGTTTCAGGGCTCCGACCACGTGGCCGACGAAGAACATTTCAAAATCGTGACTGAATCGGGAGGCACCCTGAACGGGTCCACCAACCGCGACCGCACCAACTATTTCGAGACGGTCCCGACTAACCAACTGGAAACCGCGCTTTGGCTCGAAGCCGACCGCATGGGTTTTCTGCTGGACGCTGTCACGCAGAAAAAGTTTGAGATTCAGCGCGCTACGGTGAAAAACGAACGCGGCCAAAATTACGACAACCGCCCCTACGGGCTAGTACGCGAATACGTTGCACGCGCCCTGTATCCTTACGGACACCCTTATTCCTGGCTGACCATCGGTTACCTGGAAGACCTGGACCGCAGCGACGTAAACGACCTGAAAAACTTCTTCCTGCGTTGGTACGGCCCTAACAACGCCACGTTAACCGTCGGCGGCGATGTAGAGCCAAAACAAGTCGTGACGCTGGCCGAGAAATATTTCGGTTCGATTCCCGCTGGGCCTGAGGTAGAAGCGGTTACCCTGCCCGCACCTGTTCTGGAAAAAGACCGGTACGTGTCGTACGAAGACAACGTGCGTTTTCCGCTGTTGCAAATAGTCTTCCCCACGGTACCGCGTCATCACCCCGACGAACCAGCCCTCGACTGCCTCGCCGATATTCTGGGCGGTGGCAAGAATTCGCTTTTCTATAAGAACCTGGAAAAGCCTCAGAAAGCGCTGCAGGCCAACGCCAGCCATCCCACTTCGGAACTCGGCGGCGAACTGGACCTGACGGTCATCAGTTTCCCCGGCGTACCGCTTTCCAGCGCGGAAGCCATCGTGCGCGAATCGCTGAAGGAGTTTGAGCAACGCGGTCCTACGGAAGAAGACGTCCAGCGTTTTGTAGCCCAGGCGGAAGCACGCCTGATCAACGGGCTGGCCAGTGTCCGAGGCAAAGTCTCACAACTGGCGGCGTATCAAACTTTTCAGGATGATCCGAACTACATCGCCGACGAGTTGAAAGCCTACACGGCTGTTACCACGGCCGACGTCATGCGCGTCTACAACCAGTACGTAAAGGGCAAACATGCCGTGATTCTGAGTGTGGTGCCCAAAGGCGATACGGCGTCTATTGCGCAGGCTGACAATTATACGGTATCGGAAAAGGGTTACCAGGCTCCCGATTACGGATACGATGGGCTGACGTACAACAAGGCCAAAGATTCGTTCGATCGGGCCATGCGCCCTAAGCCCGGCCCGAATCCGCTGGTCAAAGTGCCGGACATCTGGAATGCCAAGCTCCGGAATGATATCAAGGTGATCGGTACGGAAAACAACGAGATTCCGACCGTAACCATCGCCATCACCATTCCGGGTGGGCACTACCTGTCGGCGTCCGATCCCGGCAAAGCCGGTATTGCCGCCCTGACGGCTGACATGATGAACGAAGGGTCGGAAAAATACACCGCCGAAGCGTTTGCCTCCGAACTGGAAAAACTGGGCAGCAGCGTCAGCGTCAATGCCGGCGACGAAGCCATGACCGTCTACATCCAATCGCTCAAGAAAAACCTGCAGCCCACGTTAGCGCTGGCAGCCGAGCGCATGTTCCATCCTCGCTTCGATGCCGACGATTTTGCCCGCCTGAAAAAGCAGCAGATCGAGGCCATTGCGTTTCAGAACAATCAACCCGAAGTGATTGCCAGCAAGGTGTACGACCGATTGCTGTTCGGCGAGCGTAGCATTCGGTCCATTCCGGCCATCGGCACTACCGAAACGGTAGAAAACATCACACTCGACGACGTCAAAGCGTTTTACAACCAGTACTTCTCAGCCGCCAACAGCTATGCCGTGGTGGTGGGTGATCTGACCGAAAGCGAAGCCAAACCGGCCATGGCGTTTCTGGAATCCTGGGCCGCCAAGCCGGTGCCTGCCGTCACGTTCAGCGAGACGCCGGCCATCGACAAAACACGCATCTATCTGGTAGACAAAGAACAGGCACCGCAGTCGCAAATCCGGATGGGCTACCTGGCCCTTCCCTACGACGCTACCGGCGAGTATTACAAAGCTACGTTGATGAACTACCCACTCGGAGGAGCTTTTAACAGCCGTATCAACTTGAACCTGCGCGAAGACAAAGGCTGGACCTACGGAGCGCGTTCGTACTTCAGCGGGTCGGAATTGCAGGGGCCTTTCACCGCTTCGGCCGGAGTGCGCGCCGATGCGACGGATAGCTCGGTGGTAGAATTTATGAAGGAGATCAAGGATTACCACACCAACGGCATTACGCCCGAGGAACTGGCCTTCATGAAAAGTTCCATCGGACAGCGTGACGCACTGGATTACGAAACGCCTTACCAAAAGGCTGGTTTTCTGGGGCGGATCATCAAGTACAACCTCGATAAGGATTACGTGAAAGAACAGGCGAAAATCCTGCAAAGCATCACCAAAGCCGAAATCGATGCCCTGGCGAAAAAACACCTACAACCTGAGAAGATGAACATCCTGGTGGTAGGCGACAAACAGAACGTCAAAGCCGGCCTGGAAAAACTCGGCTACGAGGTGGTAGAACTCGACATGGAGGGAAATCGCATCGAGTCGTCGATGACAAACGAGCCCATCCAGATCGAAAAGAGCGCGACCCCTACCAAACAAAAGAAGAGCCGGAAGCGTGCTGCGGAGAAGAGCGGCAAGTAA
- the leuS gene encoding leucine--tRNA ligase: MEYDFRAIEQKWQQHWRNEHTYRTEIDPTRPKFYVLDMFPYPSGAGLHVGHPLGYIASDVVARYKRHKGFNVLHPMGFDAFGLPAEQYAIETGQHPAITTENNIRRYKEQLQNIGFSYDWDREVQTSDPSFYRWTQWIFSQLFDSWYNQTTDRAEPIATLIDAFAHNGNLDVQAVSDEDTPRFSAETWQKMSEQEQQTLLLKYRLAYLTEATVNWCPALGTVLANDEVKDGVSERGGYPVERRKMQQWMLRITAYADRLLRNLDTLAWSDAMVDMQRNWIGKSNGAELNFPVVGKDITLTAFTTRADTIFGVTYVVVAPEHELVPDLTTPEQKAAVEAYLDETKSRSELDRMSDVKTVSGVFTGSYVKNPLSDEEIPLWIADYVLAGYGTGVVMAVPASDERDYRFAKHFGLEIRPVIEGTDPEAGANPTKEGVMINSGFLNGMTCREAIDAAIAKAEELGLGKAKVNFRMRDAIFSRQRYWGEPVPIYFKDGLPQLVDDAELPLVLPEIDQYKPTETGEPPLARAEGWQYHGKYDYELTTMPGWAGSSWYFLRYMDPQNDQQFVSEEAVKYWNQVDLYIGGTEHATGHLLYSRFWNLFLYDRGYIFHEEPFQKLINQGMIQGRSNLVYLVKSPEGKSGKPVFVSMGLKDQYDVIEQHVDVNLVENDVLNVEAFRQWRPENAEAEFILEAGQYRCGYAVEKMSKRWFNVVNPDDIVARYGADTLRLYEMFLGPLEQSKPWNTNGIDGAFKFLRKVWRLFYDEEGKLLVTDEAPTPAELKVLHQTLKKVEQDIERDSFNTPVSTMMICVNELTSLNCHKRAILQELLVMLSPYAPHLAEELWAQLSENWPQALPAEHRNSVTRAPWPQWEEKYLREDSFEYPVSINGKMRTRMAFALDMPKAEMEREVLASETVQKWTEGKPPKKVIIVPQRIINIVV; the protein is encoded by the coding sequence ATGGAATACGATTTTCGAGCGATCGAACAAAAATGGCAGCAACACTGGCGAAACGAGCACACGTACCGGACAGAGATCGACCCTACGCGACCGAAGTTTTACGTGCTCGACATGTTCCCCTACCCTTCTGGCGCGGGGCTACACGTCGGCCACCCGCTGGGTTACATTGCCTCCGATGTGGTGGCGCGCTACAAACGCCACAAAGGATTTAACGTACTCCATCCGATGGGTTTCGATGCGTTTGGGCTGCCGGCTGAGCAATACGCCATCGAAACGGGGCAACATCCGGCCATAACGACCGAAAACAACATCCGTCGCTACAAAGAACAGCTACAAAACATCGGGTTTTCGTACGACTGGGATCGCGAGGTGCAGACGTCTGATCCTTCGTTTTACCGCTGGACGCAATGGATCTTCAGCCAGTTGTTCGATTCCTGGTACAACCAGACTACCGACCGGGCCGAGCCCATCGCTACGCTGATCGATGCTTTCGCGCACAACGGCAACTTGGACGTGCAGGCCGTGAGCGATGAGGATACGCCTCGCTTCTCGGCCGAGACGTGGCAGAAAATGTCGGAGCAGGAACAGCAAACGCTGCTGCTCAAGTACCGGCTGGCCTACCTGACAGAAGCCACCGTGAACTGGTGCCCGGCGCTGGGAACTGTGTTGGCCAACGACGAAGTGAAAGACGGCGTGTCGGAACGGGGGGGCTATCCAGTCGAACGTCGGAAAATGCAACAGTGGATGCTCCGCATCACCGCCTATGCAGACCGCCTGCTGCGCAACCTGGATACGCTGGCGTGGTCGGACGCCATGGTCGACATGCAACGCAACTGGATCGGCAAATCGAACGGCGCGGAACTGAACTTCCCCGTGGTGGGCAAAGACATCACGCTGACCGCGTTTACCACACGCGCCGACACCATTTTCGGCGTCACGTACGTGGTGGTCGCGCCCGAACACGAACTGGTCCCCGACCTGACTACTCCCGAACAGAAAGCGGCCGTCGAAGCCTATCTGGACGAAACCAAGAGCCGTTCGGAACTGGACCGCATGAGCGACGTCAAAACCGTTTCGGGCGTATTCACAGGCAGTTATGTCAAGAATCCGCTGAGCGACGAAGAGATTCCGCTGTGGATTGCCGACTACGTGCTGGCCGGCTACGGCACGGGCGTGGTGATGGCCGTACCGGCTTCCGACGAACGCGACTATCGCTTCGCAAAGCATTTCGGTCTGGAGATCCGTCCGGTCATCGAAGGTACCGATCCGGAGGCGGGGGCCAATCCCACCAAAGAGGGCGTCATGATCAATTCCGGTTTTCTGAACGGCATGACCTGCCGCGAAGCCATCGACGCGGCCATTGCTAAAGCCGAGGAATTGGGTCTGGGCAAAGCTAAGGTGAACTTCCGGATGCGCGACGCTATTTTCAGCCGGCAGCGTTACTGGGGCGAGCCGGTGCCGATCTATTTCAAAGACGGTCTGCCGCAACTGGTGGACGACGCCGAACTGCCGCTGGTTCTGCCGGAAATCGACCAGTATAAGCCGACTGAGACCGGCGAACCGCCGTTGGCGCGGGCCGAAGGCTGGCAATACCATGGAAAATACGACTATGAACTGACCACCATGCCCGGCTGGGCCGGTTCGAGCTGGTACTTCCTGCGCTACATGGACCCGCAAAACGACCAGCAGTTCGTCAGTGAAGAGGCTGTGAAGTACTGGAATCAGGTGGACCTGTACATCGGGGGCACCGAGCACGCCACCGGTCACCTACTCTATTCCCGTTTCTGGAACTTGTTTCTGTACGACCGTGGCTACATTTTCCACGAGGAACCGTTCCAGAAGTTGATCAACCAGGGTATGATTCAGGGGCGCTCCAATTTGGTATACCTGGTCAAATCGCCAGAGGGCAAGTCGGGTAAGCCGGTTTTTGTTTCGATGGGACTCAAAGATCAGTACGACGTCATCGAGCAGCACGTGGACGTGAATCTGGTCGAAAACGACGTATTGAACGTAGAAGCCTTCCGCCAGTGGCGACCCGAAAACGCCGAGGCCGAATTCATCCTGGAAGCGGGTCAGTACCGGTGCGGCTATGCCGTAGAGAAAATGTCGAAGCGGTGGTTCAACGTAGTGAATCCGGACGATATTGTCGCGCGCTACGGTGCCGATACCCTACGGCTGTACGAGATGTTTCTGGGCCCGCTGGAACAGTCGAAACCCTGGAACACAAACGGCATCGACGGAGCCTTCAAATTTCTGCGGAAAGTATGGCGTCTCTTTTATGACGAAGAGGGCAAGCTGCTGGTCACCGACGAGGCACCCACCCCGGCCGAACTTAAGGTGCTGCACCAAACGCTGAAAAAGGTGGAACAGGACATCGAACGCGACTCGTTCAATACGCCCGTTAGTACGATGATGATCTGCGTGAACGAACTGACTTCGCTGAACTGCCACAAGCGGGCCATCTTGCAGGAGTTGCTGGTGATGCTCTCCCCGTATGCGCCTCACCTGGCCGAGGAACTGTGGGCGCAACTCAGCGAGAACTGGCCGCAGGCCCTGCCCGCCGAGCATCGCAACAGCGTCACGCGTGCGCCCTGGCCGCAGTGGGAAGAGAAGTACCTGCGCGAAGATAGCTTTGAATATCCCGTTTCGATCAACGGCAAGATGCGCACCCGCATGGCCTTTGCCCTCGACATGCCGAAAGCTGAGATGGAACGGGAAGTGCTGGCTTCGGAAACCGTCCAGAAATGGACAGAAGGCAAACCACCGAAAAAGGTCATCATCGTGCCTCAGCGGATCATCAACATTGTTGTTTAA
- a CDS encoding TVP38/TMEM64 family protein — protein MADLQEKTKTSRSQPATAPQVEASSQSKLPLLISGLLVVGLVGCYFLVPSVREFLQEAWDVLTSDDRQRISSWVSQLGFWGPFAIVAAMVAQMFLLVIPSPLLMIVSVLAYGPWWGGLLCIAAVATAATFGYWLGRALGAHTVERLIGGKTEKKVEKYVGEYGFWAVIVARISPFLSNDAISFVAGLMGMGFWKFTGATLAGITPLTVLIAWLGADFNRLTTGLLWVSVASLVVLAGYIIYDRTHKSS, from the coding sequence ATGGCTGATCTCCAGGAAAAAACCAAAACATCCCGTTCACAACCCGCTACGGCTCCGCAAGTCGAAGCCTCCTCCCAAAGCAAATTGCCGCTGCTCATCTCGGGGCTGCTAGTGGTGGGGCTCGTGGGCTGTTACTTTTTGGTCCCGTCCGTGCGGGAATTTTTGCAGGAAGCGTGGGACGTGCTGACCAGCGATGACCGACAACGCATTTCGAGCTGGGTAAGCCAGCTGGGTTTCTGGGGCCCGTTTGCGATCGTGGCCGCGATGGTCGCGCAGATGTTTCTCCTCGTAATCCCATCGCCCCTGCTCATGATCGTCTCCGTACTGGCGTACGGTCCGTGGTGGGGCGGGCTGCTGTGCATCGCCGCGGTGGCGACGGCGGCAACGTTCGGCTACTGGCTCGGGCGGGCGCTGGGTGCCCACACAGTCGAGCGGCTGATTGGAGGCAAAACCGAAAAGAAAGTAGAGAAGTACGTGGGCGAGTATGGTTTCTGGGCCGTCATTGTTGCGCGCATCTCGCCGTTTCTTTCCAACGACGCCATTAGCTTCGTGGCTGGTCTGATGGGCATGGGCTTCTGGAAGTTTACCGGTGCTACATTGGCGGGCATCACGCCCCTGACGGTTCTGATTGCTTGGCTGGGTGCCGACTTCAACCGGCTGACCACCGGGCTGTTGTGGGTTTCGGTGGCCAGTCTGGTCGTGCTGGCGGGTTATATCATCTACGACCGCACCCACAAATCCTCGTGA
- a CDS encoding GNAT family N-acetyltransferase: MHSIAIDHELRLDPLRPGHASVLFHLIDQNRAHLHPWLPFVEHMQRAEDAARFIQAVLLTPPQQRECVMLIFYQRTYVGLIGTRDTDRTNQKTEIGYWIAQSHEGQGLIRRACTALIHHLFTQTELNSIRIRCGVGNHRSAALPRRLGFRLEGVERAGEWLHDHFHDLEVYSLLKQEWTGGRV; the protein is encoded by the coding sequence GTGCATTCCATCGCCATTGACCATGAACTTCGCCTTGATCCGCTACGGCCGGGACACGCCTCGGTGCTGTTTCATCTGATCGATCAGAATCGCGCGCATCTGCACCCGTGGTTGCCGTTCGTCGAGCACATGCAACGGGCAGAAGACGCGGCACGGTTCATCCAGGCCGTTCTGCTGACGCCACCCCAGCAACGCGAATGTGTCATGCTGATTTTCTACCAGCGCACATACGTTGGCTTGATCGGCACCCGCGACACCGACCGCACAAATCAGAAAACCGAAATCGGATACTGGATCGCCCAGTCGCACGAAGGCCAGGGCCTGATTCGGCGCGCCTGCACCGCCCTCATCCACCACCTGTTTACCCAAACCGAGCTCAACAGCATCCGCATTCGCTGCGGCGTGGGCAACCACCGCAGTGCCGCCCTTCCCCGTCGGCTGGGCTTTCGGCTGGAGGGCGTCGAGCGTGCTGGCGAGTGGCTGCACGACCACTTCCACGACCTGGAAGTCTACAGCCTCCTGAAACAGGAGTGGACCGGAGGTCGCGTCTGA